One window from the genome of Cyanobacterium sp. T60_A2020_053 encodes:
- a CDS encoding transporter substrate-binding domain-containing protein: protein MMTWKMPVLGALIFLISGLTNSESSALPLPDIEKRGYVIVGVNPHQRPLTFRDNTGELQGLEIEIIKRLVAEMRGGALGVQFVELSNEGRLQGVIDDKVDLAIAGVTITPSRLRVVNFSLPYYLAHTAIITHQNHGTLKDNDSLAVIQGSRAIPHLRYHLPNNRLVGVASYQEGLQLLQQKKVQGFAGDNTILTGWLKENPPYRLLDSNYGVYPLAIVMPKGLKYQSLRDEVNRIIRQLEDEKWLENQAQKWQLIDN from the coding sequence ATGATGACATGGAAAATGCCTGTGTTAGGGGCGCTAATCTTTTTAATCTCAGGATTAACTAACTCAGAATCCAGCGCCCTCCCCCTCCCCGACATCGAAAAACGAGGTTATGTTATCGTTGGTGTTAATCCTCACCAGCGTCCGTTAACTTTCAGAGATAATACGGGAGAGTTACAAGGTTTAGAAATAGAGATAATCAAAAGATTAGTGGCAGAAATGAGAGGAGGGGCGCTGGGTGTGCAATTTGTGGAATTGAGCAATGAAGGGCGCTTGCAAGGGGTGATTGATGATAAGGTTGATTTAGCCATTGCAGGAGTTACCATCACTCCTTCTCGTTTAAGAGTGGTTAATTTTAGTTTACCTTATTATTTAGCGCACACCGCCATTATTACTCACCAAAATCACGGCACTTTAAAAGATAATGATAGTTTAGCGGTGATACAAGGATCAAGGGCAATTCCTCATCTCCGTTACCATTTACCAAATAATCGTTTAGTGGGTGTTGCTTCCTATCAAGAGGGTTTGCAGTTATTGCAACAAAAGAAAGTACAAGGTTTTGCTGGGGATAATACAATTTTAACGGGATGGCTGAAAGAAAACCCCCCATATCGGTTATTAGATTCAAATTACGGTGTTTATCCTTTAGCAATAGTAATGCCGAAGGGTTTAAAATATCAATCCCTCAGAGATGAGGTGAATCGTATTATTCGACAGCTAGAAGATGAAAAATGGTTGGAGAATCAAGCACAAAAATGGCAATTAATAGATAATTGA
- a CDS encoding acyl-CoA thioesterase encodes MSREQKNLPPVTDIEIDPSLRATTEKWFEYAIKVHPHHTDYAGIVWHGNYIQWMEEARIEYLNTIGIDYIDLVKAGCELPVVELNLRYHQSLQMGESAFVRVKMCKTKGVRIHWDYEIVSLSCHKLCVSGRVTLVAIDSSKGKIMRSLPPVLQDALIKL; translated from the coding sequence ATGTCAAGAGAGCAAAAAAATCTACCTCCAGTAACGGATATAGAAATTGATCCTAGTTTAAGGGCAACTACTGAGAAATGGTTTGAGTATGCCATTAAAGTTCATCCTCATCATACCGATTATGCTGGAATTGTCTGGCATGGTAACTATATCCAATGGATGGAAGAGGCGAGAATCGAATATTTAAACACTATTGGTATTGATTATATTGACTTGGTGAAAGCTGGTTGTGAGTTGCCGGTGGTGGAGTTAAATTTACGTTACCATCAATCTTTGCAGATGGGAGAAAGTGCTTTTGTGAGGGTGAAAATGTGTAAAACAAAGGGGGTAAGGATACATTGGGATTATGAAATTGTTAGCCTTTCCTGTCACAAACTGTGTGTAAGTGGTAGAGTTACTTTGGTGGCTATTGATAGTAGTAAAGGCAAAATTATGCGCTCTCTTCCACCTGTGTTGCAAGATGCTTTAATTAAATTATGA